Proteins encoded in a region of the Patescibacteria group bacterium genome:
- the thrS gene encoding threonine--tRNA ligase — MLKKENKNLGVMRHSAEHVLTQVMIKLYPGLKMAMGPATEDGFYFDFDYSKQINEKDFPKIKKEMQKIINKNLPFKKQVIEVSEARKLFPNNPYKQEWLDEIAQRKEKAVIYRTGDEFTDLCGGPHVKSTGKIGAFKLLSVAGAYWHGDEKNKMLTRIYGTAFETKKELDEYIKMQEDAKKRDHRKLGKKLDLFIFAEEVGPGLPLLTEKGATIRRKLERFIIDEEIKRGYKHVYTPDLAKVKLYEISGHYPYYKDTMYPVMKVDEDELILRPMSCPHHFMLFKSKPRSYKELPLKIAEVAKLYRYEKSGELTGLMRVRSFCLADSHIFCRNDQAASVIKEVIDLINFVAKTLKLKKGEDYWFRLSLGDPKNKKKYYDDPKNWKQGEKILKNVLEKMKAPYVIAKDEAVFYGPKIDVQMKNVAGKEDTAFTVQYDFCMPARFKLQYINEKGKKEQPIVIHRSSIGSLERTMAFLIEHYAGNFPLWLAPEQIWVIPVGVKHKKYAENIAKELAENDFRYQLKDENESVSKKIRNGEIQRIPYLLVIGDEESKSKSVRIRNKGKDLGKIKLTEFIKKAKIEIEKYK; from the coding sequence ATGTTAAAAAAAGAAAATAAAAATCTAGGAGTAATGCGCCACAGCGCTGAACACGTTCTAACTCAGGTAATGATAAAACTCTACCCAGGCCTTAAAATGGCAATGGGCCCTGCTACTGAAGATGGGTTTTATTTTGATTTTGATTATTCCAAACAAATTAATGAAAAAGATTTTCCAAAAATTAAAAAAGAGATGCAGAAAATCATTAACAAAAACCTGCCTTTTAAAAAACAGGTTATAGAAGTTTCTGAAGCCAGAAAACTCTTTCCTAATAATCCTTATAAACAAGAATGGCTGGATGAAATAGCGCAAAGAAAAGAAAAAGCAGTGATTTACAGAACTGGAGATGAATTCACTGACTTGTGCGGAGGTCCTCATGTTAAATCTACTGGCAAAATTGGAGCTTTTAAGCTTTTATCTGTTGCTGGAGCTTATTGGCATGGAGATGAAAAGAATAAAATGTTAACCAGGATTTATGGCACTGCTTTTGAAACAAAGAAGGAGCTAGATGAATATATTAAAATGCAAGAAGATGCTAAAAAAAGAGACCACAGAAAATTAGGCAAAAAACTAGATCTATTTATTTTTGCAGAAGAAGTGGGGCCAGGACTGCCTCTTCTTACTGAGAAAGGTGCTACTATCAGACGAAAGCTTGAAAGATTTATAATTGATGAAGAAATTAAAAGAGGGTACAAGCATGTTTACACTCCTGATTTAGCTAAGGTTAAACTTTACGAGATCTCTGGTCATTATCCATATTACAAAGACACTATGTATCCTGTTATGAAGGTTGATGAAGATGAATTGATTTTAAGACCAATGTCCTGTCCTCATCATTTTATGCTTTTTAAAAGCAAACCAAGAAGTTATAAAGAACTTCCTCTTAAAATTGCTGAAGTGGCCAAACTATATCGTTATGAAAAGTCAGGAGAATTAACAGGGCTAATGAGAGTAAGAAGCTTTTGCTTGGCTGACTCCCATATTTTCTGCAGAAATGATCAAGCAGCTTCAGTGATAAAAGAAGTCATTGATCTCATAAACTTTGTGGCAAAAACACTAAAGTTAAAAAAAGGTGAAGATTATTGGTTTAGGTTGTCGCTTGGCGATCCAAAGAATAAGAAAAAATATTATGATGATCCTAAAAATTGGAAGCAAGGAGAAAAGATTCTTAAAAACGTGCTTGAAAAAATGAAGGCTCCTTATGTTATTGCTAAAGACGAAGCTGTTTTCTATGGCCCTAAAATTGATGTCCAAATGAAAAATGTGGCAGGCAAAGAAGATACTGCTTTTACTGTTCAGTATGATTTCTGCATGCCGGCTCGCTTTAAACTACAATACATTAACGAAAAAGGTAAAAAAGAACAGCCAATAGTGATTCACAGGTCTTCTATTGGATCACTGGAACGTACTATGGCATTTTTAATTGAACACTATGCAGGAAACTTTCCTCTCTGGCTGGCTCCTGAACAAATCTGGGTTATTCCAGTTGGAGTTAAGCATAAAAAATATGCTGAAAACATTGCCAAAGAATTAGCTGAAAATGATTTCAGATATCAGTTAAAAGATGAAAATGAAAGTGTTTCTAAAAAGATAAGAAATGGTGAAATACAGAGAATCCCCTATTTATTAGTTATTGGAGATGAAGAATCAAAATCAAAATCAGTAAGAATAAGAAATAAAGGGAAAGACTTGGGGAAAATTAAATTGACAGAGTTTATCAAAAAAGCGAAAATAGAAATTGAAAAATATAAATAA
- a CDS encoding DNA polymerase III subunit alpha: protein MSKFTHLHVHSHYSLLDGLPKIDELLDYTKKLGMDSIAITDHGVLYSAVEFFKKAKKYGVKPIIGCEAYTAFESMNQKRPHIDNKIYHLILLAKNKVGYKNLVKLITKAHLEGFYYKPRIDDELLAKHSEGLIGLSACIKGRIPQLILENKLKEAKEKALKYKKIFEKDSFYLEIQHHSKIPEQQKANEVLISLSKELKIPLVATNDSHYLRAEDADAQDTLMLINTGADPNDPERMTIKADDFSIKPPAQMAKEFKDVPEAIDNTQKIAELCNFEFKLGQIRLPRFQTPNKQTPQDYLRELCKTGLKKKYGPLPSKEIKERLNYELEMINKMGFTAYFLIVADFVNWAKEKRIVVGPGRGSVAGSLVSYLLNITSIDPLKYNLLFERFLNPARISMPDIDLDFADRRRDEVINYVTEKYGKDKVAQIITFGTMAARAVIRDVGRALSYSYSYCDQIAKMIPFGFTLDNTLSKVPEFRQLYETDQKAEKLINLAKKLEGVARHASTHACGVVISAEPLDNVVPLQHPTQNHEEIVTQYEMHAIEDLGLLKMDFLGLKNLTIIEDTLAKIYVIHKKKIDIENLPLNDRQTYKLFQKGKTIGVFQLESSGMQRYLKQLKPDEFNDIVVMLALYRPGPMSLIPEYISRKRGQSRIEYLHPKLKNILKETYGLLVYQESIMLIAQTLAGFSLAEADILRKAVGKKIEKLLLEQKEKLIQGMKKNNIQENIARKIWEWILPFAHYGFNKSHSVAYATIAYQTAYLKTHYPIEFMSALLTSEKADVERIGFVIDECKNMGIEVLAPDINESWRHFSVIPHKKQIRFGLFAIKNVGEGITNTIVAERKENGPYTSINDFITRINTKDLNKKSLQSLIKAGAFDKFIERNQLLFNLERLLEWNRENQKMKENGQIGLFDTVLAPAKIKLETTEVATKSEKLSWEKELLGLFVSAHPLEDYKNILDKKTTKISNLSTVQTRGSIKIGGIISKIKKIMTKNGRPMLFMSIEDLSDKIEVVVFPSIMEKKSALFKENKIVFVSGRISSKSTTPKIICEDIEEIIEA, encoded by the coding sequence ATGTCAAAATTTACTCACCTCCATGTCCATAGTCACTATTCTCTTTTAGATGGTCTACCAAAAATCGATGAGCTTTTGGATTATACAAAAAAACTTGGCATGGATTCCATTGCTATAACTGACCACGGTGTTTTGTATAGTGCGGTTGAATTCTTCAAAAAAGCAAAAAAATATGGAGTAAAACCAATAATAGGTTGTGAGGCATATACTGCTTTTGAATCAATGAACCAGAAAAGACCGCATATTGATAATAAGATATATCATTTAATTCTTCTTGCCAAAAACAAAGTTGGCTATAAAAACCTGGTAAAACTTATTACAAAAGCTCATTTAGAAGGTTTTTATTACAAGCCAAGAATTGATGACGAACTTTTAGCTAAACATTCTGAAGGATTAATTGGCTTGTCGGCATGTATAAAAGGCAGAATTCCTCAACTAATCTTAGAAAACAAGCTGAAAGAAGCAAAAGAAAAAGCCTTAAAGTATAAAAAGATATTTGAAAAGGATAGTTTTTATTTAGAGATCCAACATCATTCTAAAATACCAGAGCAGCAAAAAGCAAATGAAGTTTTAATATCTCTTTCAAAAGAATTAAAAATTCCTTTAGTAGCAACAAATGACAGCCATTATTTGAGAGCAGAAGATGCTGACGCCCAAGACACTTTAATGCTTATCAACACTGGTGCTGATCCTAATGACCCTGAAAGAATGACAATCAAAGCAGATGATTTCTCAATAAAACCACCTGCGCAAATGGCCAAAGAATTTAAAGATGTTCCAGAGGCAATTGATAACACTCAGAAAATAGCTGAGCTTTGCAATTTTGAATTTAAGCTTGGCCAAATCAGACTTCCTAGATTTCAAACACCAAACAAACAAACTCCCCAAGATTATTTGAGAGAGCTTTGTAAAACAGGATTAAAGAAAAAATATGGTCCTTTGCCCAGCAAAGAAATCAAAGAAAGATTAAATTATGAACTGGAAATGATTAATAAAATGGGCTTTACTGCATATTTTTTAATTGTTGCTGATTTTGTTAACTGGGCAAAAGAAAAAAGAATTGTTGTAGGTCCAGGCAGAGGATCAGTGGCAGGCTCTTTAGTTTCTTATCTGTTGAATATCACAAGTATTGATCCATTAAAATATAATCTTCTTTTTGAAAGATTTTTGAACCCAGCACGTATTTCAATGCCAGATATTGATTTAGATTTTGCTGACAGAAGAAGAGATGAAGTAATTAATTATGTTACTGAAAAATATGGCAAAGATAAAGTTGCCCAGATTATCACATTTGGAACAATGGCAGCCAGAGCTGTTATAAGAGATGTAGGAAGAGCTTTAAGTTATAGTTATAGCTATTGTGATCAGATTGCAAAAATGATTCCTTTTGGCTTTACGTTAGACAATACTTTGTCAAAAGTTCCTGAGTTCCGTCAGCTTTATGAAACAGACCAAAAAGCTGAGAAACTAATTAACTTGGCAAAAAAACTAGAAGGAGTGGCCCGCCACGCTTCAACTCATGCCTGTGGAGTAGTGATTTCAGCTGAACCATTAGATAATGTCGTTCCTTTGCAGCATCCTACCCAGAATCATGAGGAAATTGTAACTCAATATGAAATGCATGCCATTGAAGATTTGGGACTTTTAAAAATGGACTTTTTAGGATTAAAAAATTTAACAATTATTGAAGATACGCTGGCAAAAATTTATGTGATTCACAAAAAAAAGATTGATATTGAAAATCTTCCTTTAAACGACAGGCAAACTTACAAACTATTTCAAAAAGGGAAAACAATTGGTGTATTTCAGTTAGAGTCTAGCGGTATGCAGCGCTACTTAAAACAATTAAAACCTGATGAATTCAATGATATTGTGGTGATGCTTGCTCTTTATAGGCCTGGTCCAATGTCTTTGATTCCTGAATATATTTCAAGAAAAAGAGGACAGAGCAGGATTGAATATCTGCACCCCAAATTAAAAAATATTTTAAAAGAAACCTATGGATTACTTGTTTATCAAGAAAGCATAATGCTTATTGCTCAAACACTGGCTGGATTTAGTTTGGCTGAAGCAGATATTTTACGAAAAGCTGTTGGGAAAAAAATTGAAAAATTACTTCTTGAACAAAAAGAAAAATTAATTCAAGGAATGAAGAAAAATAATATTCAAGAAAATATAGCAAGAAAAATCTGGGAATGGATTTTACCCTTTGCACACTATGGTTTTAACAAAAGTCATAGCGTAGCTTATGCTACTATTGCTTATCAAACCGCTTATTTAAAAACCCATTATCCAATTGAATTTATGTCAGCTCTTTTAACTTCAGAAAAAGCTGATGTTGAAAGAATTGGTTTTGTTATTGATGAATGTAAAAATATGGGGATTGAAGTGCTGGCTCCTGATATAAATGAAAGCTGGAGACATTTTAGTGTTATACCTCATAAAAAACAAATTCGTTTCGGCTTGTTTGCAATTAAAAATGTTGGCGAAGGAATTACCAATACGATTGTAGCTGAAAGAAAAGAAAACGGACCATATACTTCGATTAATGACTTTATAACAAGAATTAATACAAAAGATTTAAATAAAAAATCATTGCAAAGTCTAATTAAGGCTGGAGCTTTTGATAAGTTTATAGAAAGAAACCAGCTTCTTTTTAACTTAGAAAGACTGCTAGAGTGGAATAGAGAGAACCAAAAAATGAAAGAAAATGGACAAATCGGCCTCTTTGATACAGTTTTAGCGCCAGCAAAAATTAAGCTTGAAACAACAGAAGTGGCTACTAAAAGTGAAAAACTTAGTTGGGAAAAAGAACTTTTAGGTCTTTTTGTAAGCGCCCACCCCCTAGAAGATTACAAGAATATTTTAGATAAAAAAACAACTAAAATATCAAATTTAAGCACTGTTCAAACTCGTGGAAGCATTAAAATAGGAGGCATAATTTCAAAGATTAAAAAAATAATGACCAAAAATGGAAGGCCAATGCTTTTTATGAGCATTGAAGATTTATCTGATAAAATTGAAGTAGTAGTATTTCCATCAATCATGGAAAAAAAGTCGGCTCTATTTAAAGAAAATAAAATAGTTTTTGTTTCTGGAAGAATAAGCTCTAAAAGCACTACTCCAAAAATAATCTGCGAAGATATTGAAGAAATTATTGAAGCTTGA
- a CDS encoding DUF5667 domain-containing protein — translation MSKLAKYLTISLVVFLLGMTTSFVIADEETVISEEAQQEIELDEDVQPADLEISPPTILPDSPFYFFKNLGRGIRTFFTFNPLAKTELREGFANEKLMELKKMVEMNKNPQAIKKATESYENEIKTVKIFAERIKVTAQENEQVGNFLDKYIQQQLLHQRVLEKLEEQVPAEAFEKIKAAREEHLERFRDVMVNLEDEDKIPERLEKNLNLIKGGDFKEFKNLTILDALKEKLPENIRIRIEEKKEGMLESFRKRLENLPEQRQERLQEYIGKISGDKIKHLDIINSLEGGELSEKLRTVIERVREKSIEGITDNYQGTITKEKAEAVIKEAQSLLGKITNIITEKNATIQEIPDAFRLVQEAEKKLTLTKQEFEQGNYGKAYGQAIAARSLAENAIRIMKIRAGYQDNSATGSLVCSDITTPVCGKDGKTYRNICEAKRNTAEIVHRGECKTNIVCAREGEKVNRNPILGTVEEHCCEGLEEIRATKSYSICKKPGVSFECREDIDCPLSRCLTSIDSTSKCVEGKCVIPHCEEPVVCIQVITPAKNRTTGECKIFSTPCDVPSGWIKDASCGILRLQQKIESQL, via the coding sequence ATGTCTAAACTAGCTAAATATTTAACTATTAGTTTGGTGGTTTTCTTATTGGGAATGACAACTAGTTTTGTTATTGCCGATGAAGAAACAGTAATTTCTGAAGAAGCTCAGCAAGAAATTGAGTTAGATGAAGATGTTCAGCCAGCTGATTTAGAAATCAGCCCGCCTACTATTTTACCTGACAGTCCCTTTTATTTTTTTAAAAATTTGGGAAGAGGAATTAGGACTTTCTTTACTTTTAATCCACTAGCTAAAACAGAGCTAAGAGAAGGATTTGCCAATGAGAAGTTAATGGAACTTAAAAAAATGGTTGAAATGAATAAAAATCCTCAAGCCATAAAAAAAGCTACTGAAAGCTATGAGAATGAAATTAAAACAGTAAAAATATTTGCAGAAAGAATCAAAGTCACTGCCCAGGAAAATGAACAAGTGGGAAACTTCCTAGATAAATACATTCAACAACAGCTACTGCACCAAAGAGTTCTTGAAAAGCTTGAAGAACAAGTTCCTGCTGAGGCTTTTGAAAAAATAAAAGCAGCCAGAGAAGAACATTTAGAAAGATTTAGAGACGTAATGGTCAATCTTGAAGATGAAGACAAGATTCCTGAAAGATTAGAAAAGAATTTGAATCTAATAAAAGGTGGTGATTTTAAAGAGTTCAAAAACTTAACAATACTTGATGCATTAAAAGAAAAACTTCCTGAAAACATCAGAATAAGAATTGAAGAGAAAAAAGAAGGAATGCTTGAGAGTTTCAGGAAAAGACTGGAGAATCTTCCTGAACAACGTCAGGAAAGGCTTCAAGAATATATCGGAAAAATAAGTGGAGATAAAATAAAACATTTGGATATTATAAATTCTCTTGAAGGAGGAGAGCTTTCAGAAAAACTCAGGACCGTAATTGAAAGGGTAAGAGAAAAAAGCATTGAAGGAATAACAGACAACTATCAGGGAACAATAACAAAAGAAAAGGCAGAGGCAGTAATTAAAGAAGCTCAAAGTTTGCTGGGGAAAATAACAAATATCATTACAGAAAAAAATGCCACCATACAAGAAATACCTGATGCGTTTCGATTAGTTCAAGAGGCTGAGAAAAAACTAACACTGACTAAACAAGAGTTTGAGCAAGGAAATTATGGTAAAGCATATGGCCAGGCAATAGCTGCCAGATCTTTAGCTGAAAATGCTATTAGAATTATGAAGATTAGAGCTGGATACCAAGACAACAGCGCAACAGGATCTTTAGTTTGCTCTGACATTACAACTCCAGTTTGTGGGAAGGATGGAAAAACATATAGAAACATATGTGAAGCAAAGAGAAATACAGCAGAAATTGTTCATCGTGGAGAATGTAAAACCAATATTGTGTGTGCCAGAGAAGGTGAAAAAGTCAACAGAAACCCAATTTTAGGAACAGTTGAAGAACACTGCTGTGAAGGACTAGAAGAAATAAGAGCAACTAAATCCTATAGCATCTGTAAGAAACCTGGTGTTTCTTTTGAGTGCAGGGAAGACATAGACTGTCCTTTGTCCCGCTGTTTAACAAGCATAGATTCAACTTCAAAATGCGTTGAAGGAAAATGTGTTATTCCTCACTGTGAAGAACCAGTAGTTTGTATTCAAGTTATTACTCCTGCTAAAAACCGAACAACAGGAGAATGTAAAATCTTCTCAACCCCTTGTGATGTTCCAAGTGGATGGATCAAAGATGCTTCCTGTGGAATTCTGCGATTACAGCAAAAAATAGAATCTCAATTATAA
- the rnc gene encoding ribonuclease III, with protein sequence MKDFPILEKKLNLKFKNKDLLTQAFVHRSYLNENPDFHLHHNERLEFLGDAVLELVVTEDLYLSYPDKAEGELTNWRAALVNSKILSRIAKELKFSDFLLLSKGQSKEAGKARKYILANVFEAIIGAIYLDQGYDATKKFIKKYLMKELPNILEKGLYKDAKSRFQEQTQEKIGITPTYKVLKEWGPDHDKNFVIGVYLEKKLIAKGEGSSKQEAEEQAAQNALEAEN encoded by the coding sequence GTGAAAGATTTTCCAATTTTAGAAAAAAAACTAAATTTAAAATTTAAAAATAAAGATTTATTAACACAAGCATTTGTCCACAGATCTTATTTAAATGAAAATCCAGACTTTCATTTACATCATAATGAAAGACTGGAATTTTTAGGCGATGCTGTGTTAGAATTAGTTGTTACTGAAGACTTGTATCTTAGTTATCCCGATAAGGCAGAAGGAGAGCTTACTAACTGGAGAGCAGCTTTAGTTAATTCAAAAATATTGTCAAGAATTGCTAAGGAATTAAAGTTTAGTGATTTTCTTCTTTTATCAAAAGGGCAATCAAAAGAAGCTGGCAAGGCAAGAAAATATATTTTAGCTAATGTTTTTGAAGCAATTATTGGAGCAATTTATCTTGACCAAGGTTACGACGCTACTAAGAAATTTATTAAAAAGTATTTAATGAAAGAACTGCCTAATATTCTTGAAAAAGGACTTTATAAAGATGCTAAATCAAGATTTCAGGAACAGACACAGGAAAAAATAGGGATTACCCCAACTTACAAAGTATTAAAAGAATGGGGGCCTGACCATGATAAAAACTTTGTTATAGGTGTTTATTTAGAAAAGAAATTAATAGCTAAGGGTGAAGGTTCTTCTAAACAAGAAGCAGAAGAGCAAGCAGCCCAAAACGCATTAGAAGCTGAAAACTAA
- the nusB gene encoding transcription antitermination factor NusB codes for MASRHLSRSIAMQSLYEWDFSNKKVDLNIIVERNLEEFGPGLEDKNFIWELVTGVIKHLEEVDNIIKTAAPQWPITQISIVDRNILRLGIYELLYEDKKAVPPKVAINEAIELAKSFGGENSGKFINGVLGTVYKNLPGYEEDMKKGKQEKKKK; via the coding sequence ATGGCTAGCCGTCATCTTTCTCGTTCGATAGCAATGCAGTCATTATATGAATGGGATTTTTCTAACAAAAAAGTGGATTTAAACATTATTGTTGAGAGAAATCTTGAAGAGTTTGGTCCTGGATTAGAGGATAAAAACTTTATTTGGGAGCTTGTAACTGGAGTGATAAAGCATTTAGAAGAGGTTGATAATATTATAAAAACAGCTGCTCCTCAGTGGCCGATTACTCAGATTTCAATTGTTGATAGAAATATTTTAAGACTTGGAATTTACGAACTTTTATACGAAGATAAAAAAGCTGTTCCTCCAAAAGTTGCTATTAATGAAGCAATTGAGCTTGCAAAGTCATTTGGGGGTGAGAATTCAGGCAAATTTATAAATGGAGTATTAGGAACTGTATATAAAAACCTTCCTGGTTATGAGGAAGACATGAAAAAAGGTAAACAAGAAAAAAAGAAAAAATAA
- the rpsP gene encoding 30S ribosomal protein S16 has product MLVIRLFRIGKKNQPAFKIVVTDKKNPPRSGRFVEEVGFWNPLIKQKGLKKDRIKYWLSVGAQPSETIHNLLISEKIIEGKKIAKHKKSKKKEEKPAEEKSAAEVKKEEKKEEVKSEKEKESESKPEKPEEKKQESIADAEVKKEVKELKEEKVEEKPVEEKKEEPKEESKPEEKPVKEKKEEVKEEKKEMKEKVEKDKE; this is encoded by the coding sequence ATGTTAGTCATTAGATTATTTAGAATAGGCAAAAAGAATCAGCCAGCATTTAAGATTGTTGTAACTGATAAAAAAAACCCTCCTAGAAGCGGTCGTTTCGTTGAAGAGGTTGGTTTTTGGAATCCTTTAATTAAACAAAAAGGATTAAAAAAAGATAGAATTAAGTATTGGCTTTCAGTTGGAGCGCAGCCTTCAGAAACTATTCATAATTTATTGATTTCAGAAAAGATTATTGAGGGTAAAAAAATAGCTAAACATAAAAAATCAAAGAAAAAAGAGGAAAAGCCAGCTGAAGAAAAGTCTGCAGCAGAAGTTAAAAAAGAGGAGAAAAAAGAGGAAGTTAAGTCTGAAAAGGAAAAAGAGTCAGAATCTAAACCAGAAAAACCTGAAGAGAAAAAACAAGAGTCAATTGCAGATGCAGAGGTTAAAAAAGAGGTAAAAGAGCTGAAAGAGGAGAAAGTAGAGGAGAAACCTGTTGAAGAGAAAAAAGAAGAACCCAAAGAAGAATCTAAACCAGAAGAAAAACCTGTCAAAGAAAAGAAAGAAGAAGTAAAGGAAGAGAAAAAAGAAATGAAGGAAAAGGTAGAAAAAGACAAAGAATAA
- a CDS encoding ribonuclease HII produces MRYPNFSEEKRLWKKRFKIVVGIDEAGRGPLAGPVFACAVVVYKMPKSKIQMLKIRDSKKLTPKQREEFYDVLINHKQIQWGIGRASERVVDGINVLQATKLAMKRAVKNLEKKLGQKADFLILDGRIKLDLDVGQKSIIKADNKVFSCAAASIIAKVSRDRLMRRHHRKYPEYGFFSHKGYGTRKHIAVLAELGPCKLHRKTFKPVIKYS; encoded by the coding sequence ATGAGATACCCAAATTTTTCTGAAGAGAAAAGATTATGGAAAAAGAGATTTAAGATTGTGGTTGGGATAGATGAGGCAGGAAGAGGACCTTTAGCAGGACCAGTATTTGCCTGTGCTGTTGTTGTTTATAAAATGCCAAAATCTAAAATCCAAATGCTGAAGATAAGAGATTCAAAAAAACTAACTCCAAAACAAAGAGAAGAGTTTTATGACGTCCTTATAAATCACAAACAGATTCAATGGGGGATAGGCAGGGCTTCTGAAAGAGTTGTTGATGGAATAAATGTTCTACAAGCTACAAAACTAGCCATGAAAAGAGCGGTGAAGAATTTAGAAAAAAAACTTGGCCAAAAAGCCGACTTCCTAATTTTAGATGGAAGAATAAAGCTTGATTTAGATGTGGGTCAGAAATCAATTATTAAAGCTGATAATAAGGTTTTTTCTTGCGCTGCAGCTTCAATTATTGCCAAGGTGAGCCGGGACAGATTGATGAGACGACACCATAGAAAATACCCCGAATACGGTTTTTTTAGCCATAAAGGGTATGGAACAAGAAAGCACATAGCAGTTTTAGCTGAATTGGGTCCTTGTAAGCTTCATAGAAAAACCTTTAAACCAGTGATAAAATACAGTTAA
- a CDS encoding KH domain-containing protein, whose translation MATKQNDKEFLEFIVKALVDNPDDVKVDRKVDEMGVLLSLKVNPEDMGQIIGKAGSTARAIRNLVRIVGLKNHARVNLKIEEPEGSTRERKAPAAGEELSDLKL comes from the coding sequence ATGGCAACTAAACAAAACGATAAGGAATTCTTAGAGTTTATTGTGAAAGCCTTAGTTGATAATCCAGATGATGTTAAAGTTGACCGCAAGGTTGATGAAATGGGAGTTTTACTTTCTTTAAAAGTAAACCCTGAAGACATGGGTCAGATTATTGGTAAGGCCGGATCAACTGCCAGAGCTATTAGAAACTTGGTTCGAATCGTCGGTCTTAAGAATCACGCTAGAGTGAACTTAAAGATCGAAGAGCCAGAAGGTTCTACTAGAGAAAGAAAAGCTCCAGCAGCTGGTGAAGAATTAAGTGACTTGAAATTGTAA